A stretch of DNA from Parvularcula bermudensis HTCC2503:
CAGCGACTGGCCACATACGCGGCGACGATCAAATGCCGGATCCCCAGGAGAATGAGTACGGCCACCAAAAGCGTCGCATTGAGCTGACCGAGACCGGCCTCATTCAACTCATGACCGAGCGCGAAGATCGCCAGTCCAATGGCGATATTAGTGGCGACAAGAGAGGAGAAATAATAGCCGAAGGTCTTCAGCCATGAACTATCGGGATATTGATGGAACGTCGCATCCCATAGGGCCTTTATAAGATTAAAGAATACAAGGGCCGCTATCGGTGCGAGGACAATGCGGAGATCGCCGGCGCCAAGGGGGGCCGTGGCGCCAATGACGCTGGCGCCAACGCTTAAGACCCCGCCATAAAGGAGGAGAGCGATGGCTGAAACCTTCCGCTCTCGGCCCGGCATCATCCAGGTCGTGCGGGTATCGGCCAGAACATAGAGCCACATCGGAACGAGAATATGGCGCCAATGCGGATAGAGTGTCCAATCGACGCCCACCCATCGCGCAATGGTCGTCGTAAGGGCGTCCATCAGCGGCTTAAGGCCACCAAGGAAGACCGTTATCGCTCTGTCGTAATAGGTGAGCAGAGCTTCGAGTGCCGAAACGAAATCGACCCGCAACGCATAGTCCAGCAATAGGACAATCGACAGACTGCCGAATAGGACACTGAGAAAGGGAAGAACTCGGAGCATATCAAACGGTACGCGTCACCGCCCCTGAGCGTAAGGGCCCCTTATCGGAAGGCCTATCGGGCAGATCATCTTGGCCGTTGATCGCTCTGGGCGTGTTCATTCACGGCTGTCGGGGGACGTCGCACCGGCATTCTGACTTCTACGACGGTCCCCACCCCTTGGGTGCTGAATGCCTCGATCTCGCCACCGGTCGCTTCGATGATCTCCCGACAAATCGATAAGCCCAGACCCGATCCGCGATCGGGATCCGCCTTTGTCGCCTTCCCAAAGGGTTCGAAGCACGTTTCCAGGGTTTCCGGTGGCATCCCCCTTCCCGTATCCCGGACGCTGACAACCAGAAGATGTCCATCATAATCGGTCGTGACGGTGATCGTGCCCGTATCGGTAAATTTGATGGCGTTCGAGACCAGATTACCTAGAACCTGACCGAAGCGCAGGGGATCGAATATCAGACGGGTCGGCACGTTCTGACGAATGCGGCAGGTCAAAGTGAGCCCCTTTTTGGCGGCGGCTTCTCGATGAACCCTCAGAACAGTCTCGATCGCATCGGGGACGGACGCCACTTCGACTTCGATCGACACGCCCTTGGCTGAATTTTCAGCCTGTTCGAGTATGTTGTTTACAATCTGTAGGAGTTGATTGCTCGCCTCGTCCAAAGCCCCCACCAGCTCGGCCTGTAAGTCGTCAAGGCGAGAGCTCCCAAGGGCTTCGGCCATGCCGATAATACCGTGTAGCGGTGTTCTGATCTCATGGCTTAAGAGCGCGATAAACTTGCTCTTGGCCGCCGCCCCTTCTTGCGCCTCCGACTTTGCCCGACGAAGCTCGGTTTCTGTCCGTTTCCGCGCGACCGCATAGGCCAGGACCCGTGACAAGAACGGTTCTGACAATTGATCTTTTAGGATAAAATCATCAGCCCCCACCCAGAGGGCGCGGGAGGAAATATCTGCCTCGTCACCGCCGGTCATCAATATCAGCGTCGCAAGAGGGTCGAGAGCCCGAGCCTGGCGGACGAGATCCGTCCCATAATCCGCGCCCAAATATTCGTCAATCAGGAGGACATCGAAGCGCGCCGGCGCGAACACCTCCAAGGCCTCCGCAACCGATCGAACGCGGTGTAGTTCCCCATAGGGATTTGCCCATTTAAGGTAACGCTGTGTGAGGACCGCGTCGACATCGTCATCCTCCACAAGGAGAATTCTCAGCCCAGCCTTTCCCATAGGCGAGAACATGGTGGGAGCAACTGTCGCCATTGTCATTTACACTCACTACTTGGCTTCACTAACCCCCACAACCATTTAGGGAATTGGCTCTAGTTCACCGCAAACGTACTCACCGCGAATGATCAAAGTGCTTAGCAAATAATTGATCGAGTCGCTAGGCGTCAGGGGCGTGAGTCGACTAGTAAATTTAGTCCTTCGACAATGTCTTGTCGAGAACTAAGGCGAAAATGCGGAGTGTTCTCGATGGCAAGGCCGAATTTCTTGGCGTCGTCAACGGCGATACGCAAATGATATGTGTCGTAGGGTAATTGTTCGAAAATATAGAAACCATCGAATTCAGTACGGGTCCGATCGATGAGAACTCCTTCCCCATCGAGCAATTCCAAGGGGAGGCCCGCAATGGGCCGACCAGTCTGACGATTGATGACGGTCCCCAGCACCTCACCGGTGGGGATGAGGGGAAAATCAATGCTCTGTATTCGTCCCGGACGCGGTACGATAGCCACTGTATCGCTGATACTCGGTTTCAAAAAAGGATCGTCAAGGGAGGATAAATCGAGCTCGACTCGGACGGGTTGGAATGCAGGAAGGTTCGTCAGCATAAGGGCGTTTGACGAGGTTGGGCGGTCCTCGTCAACAGGGCGCCCATTAACCGCAGCCTGTACGCCGCCAAGCAGAGGCTCGTTAGCCGATAATTTGCCATCGGCATTCTGGTCGAGAAAAGGCCGTACCATGATCGTGCCATGCTGGGTAAGCGGCTGCCCGCGGGCCTGCCAACGGGCTGCTCCCGGCGGTTTGAGGAGAGAGGAGGTCAGATTGACCCCGACGCTCAGATCCTGATCGCTGCTGATGCGGGCAAAGGCGCCGATCGCCACTGAATCGAGGCGGGTCGACCAGCCGATTTCACCAAATGACTGGGCATTTCGGAATAGATAGCCGCTCCTTATGCGCGTTGTCGTGGCCTTGCCGATGAGCCATTGCTTATCGAGGGACAATTCTTGCAGCTCCCATGTGGGAGAGAATTGATAGTCTGCGTTGAAGCGCCAGGGGCCTGATGACGTATTTTGACTGATGAGTGTTGTCCCCGTGGTCACGTCGTGAGACGTGAGGGTCCCTTGCTGGTGCTGGTGCTGGATCGCCGTCGTCGCATAGGTGTCGCCGAGGCGGGTCGACGCTCTCGCACGCGCATCGATCCGCCCAAGGCCCTCCTCGTTTTCCGACCAGGCCGCCGCAAAGGCAGCGACCAGGGGAACGTCGGTCTCCTGTAGAAATTGGGCGTCTAATCTTATGTCCGCGCGGGAGCGGAGGGGGCTGTTTCCGATAAAGCGAGCTTGTTCACTCTCGAACGAGGAGAACCGTTGTAAACTGGCTTGCAGCGAGAATCGGGGAGTTCCTCGTTGCGCGGCGAGGGAGAGGGCGGCGCCGCTGGAAAGATCATGGGCGACATCGGCGAGAACGGCCCACCCCCCAATGGCGGCGCGCATTCGCCCCTCGGCAAACGTATTTTGACCATTTGTATCGGGATAGGTACTGACCCCCCCGCCGAGGGTCAGTGTTTCGGTGATGCCGATATCGAGTTGCGAAAGGGCCCGCCAGCCACGCTCCACGCCGGTGTCTCGGCTGCCGAAGAGGGTTTCGCCGTCCTCGTTAACAGACAGCGAAAAGCGGCTTTTCCCCGGCGCGAGACTGTCCGAGCCCACCAGGATCTCTCTTTCCACATCCCGCCGCTGGCCCTGGGGTCCGTAGAATTTGAGTGTGAAAAGATTTCGTCCAAATCTCAGCGCCACATCTTCGAAGAGATATTCGTTGCCGCTCTGAGCAGATTGAACCGCCAAGAAGACGCCGTTTCGGTAAAGCTCGACCTGCCACCCCGGCGGGAGCGGCCCCCGAAGATCGGTACTGTCGAAGACATCGGGGCGATCGAGCCGGCGATTGGAGAGGAGGAGGCCCCGACCAAAGGAGGGGGCCGCCGTGAGGGGACTAGCAAGGCTTGCGACATCACCGGCCATGGCTTCGGTCAGAAAGGGGCCAGAGGGCAAGATGCCCCGAGGGTCACGTCGTCCGATGCGGAAACGCACTTGGTCGAGGCCGGTTTCGGCCGACCCGGCGCCATAGGTTTCCGCCGTCAGACGCAACAGATCGCCTTTCGCGATAAAGGTACTAGCGGCGGTTTGATCGATACGGCTGATCTCGGAGGATAGGCTGACATCGATGATGGGCGCCGTCGCCACCGCGTACGGTGCGAAGGTCGCCTCCTCCAAGCTCGGGCGCTCTTGGGCGGGGGAACGGGCCGCGCCCTGGGCCTGCCGTGCCATGCGTTCCTCGAAGGGGAGTGGGACATGGCTCTCGACCAACAGGACAGCTTCCGATGAGCGGTAGGTGAGGTCGAGGGGAAACCAGTCCGCAAGCGTATCAAGGACCACGCAGGCCTGGCCGGCATCGTCGAACACCGCTCCCCTCGGCAGAGGCTTGGAAACGAGGCCAATCGTTACCTCATCACCATTATACTGGAGACGGAAGGACCTATCCTCATCGAGGAACCAGCCTTCGAACCGATCTGGATAGTGATCGATGGCAAAATCGAGGGCGAGGGTAAATTGATGAAAGAGGACGCAGGCCCCGCCGGCCGTGTCGTAGCCGATAAGCCCCGGCTCCAAAATTTGTCGCCCTGTGCGGAGCTCAAGAATGATCAGTGTGTTCGGGTCGACCGATGGCCAGGTTTCTGTGGGCCGTTCCCCTGCGATGGCCAGGGGCCAGGTAAGGAAGCAAAGCGCCCCCAGGATCAATCGCTTTAACAGCCACGCCAATGAGATTTGCTCAACGCGTTGGCAGCAGCGGAACGGGGTCAGAAAGGACGGCGCCTGTCGTCGACGATCTGTCCTCGAACAGAACGGAATAGTGCGAGAGGTCGTCTTCCTCCACCGACGGAAGGGGGAGGGTGGCCCAGCGAGCGGAATTAGGGGTATAGACAGCTAATCCCCGTCGCTCGGCCACAACACTGCCCGACCGATCGTCGATCAGCCGCAGATCGCCGTAGAGCGAACGGCTACCAAGCCGCCGCACTTGCACTTTGGCCAGCGCGGTCTCGGCATTGGTGTCAAGATCAATGTCGCCGATCTCGACAGAGGCGGTCAAGATGCCTTCTCTGACAATGACCGGAATGCTCAGCCCGAAAATTGGCTGTAGGGCGATCGATATCGCCCCGCCTGTCGCCGGCGCGTTCGGCGCCGTTTCAACGACATCAGGAATCGCCGACAGCAATAGGTGAGATCGATATTCCCCCGGTTCGAGATCGGCGGGTTTTCTGACGATCAAACGAAGAGTTTGAGGGGCGCCGGGCGCAAGCGTGACCTGCCGGGGCGCAAAGCGCACAAAGGGGGCAGAGAATTGTTCCCCGTCCTTTGGCGTTTCAACCTTTTCAAAGCGGCCATCGCTCAACATACGTCGGTTCTCGAACGAGACGCGAAACGTCGTCGTCTCCATGCCCTTATTGACAAGAGTGAGGTCGGCGACGCGGTCTCGGCCTTCGAGAACGATACGGGTGGGGGAGATCAGTAGATCGCCTGGGCCCGCAAGGGCACTGCTCGCCCCCCCCGTCGCCAGCATGACGAGGAGGCCCACAAAGAGCCGCCGCGCCGAGCCTTTCCTCGTATGAGCCATACGACGGTTTGCCATGGGATCCGCTTTATTCGTAGTCGACGGAAACGTTGAACGTCCCCGAATAGGCGCCGGGCTCTTGCGCTGCGGCGATTTCAAGAGTGGCCCCCAGCGTAAAGCTGTCAGACCCGGCTGTCAGTTGGCCACGATCGTTCGTCAGGGACGTGACAAAATCCTTGACCAACATTGTGCTGGACGAGGTGGCGTGGGTAATGGCGGCCGCAACCGGCAGCGTGACAGCGTAATTGTTGTCCCCGGTCCCGGACACCGTAAAGGCCGCCGCGGTGCTGGTGCCAAAGCAGACCTGGCCAACCGGGCAATTCTGGGCACCGGTCGTGTCGACCGTGACGTCGAAACCGCTGACCGGATCGGCAACGATCTTCCCAAAGGCCAGATCGGCATCCTTGGTCAATTGGATCGCATCCAGAATCTCAGCCTGCGCAGAAAAGGTCGATGATTGCGCGAGGACACTCCCTGTCGGCGAGAGTGCCAGAACGATAAGCCCCACGGCAATTTTCACGTTATGCATTGTATTCCCCATCAGATACTCACCCCGCCGCTCGGTGCGTGAACGGCGTCCATGATGGCGACCTATCAGAGGGGTTTTAGGACAGAATGTGAGGGGGATTAGTCGGTCTGCCGCCATAGGTTGGCAACGACCAGCCTTACGCATACCGCTCGGTGCTGATAGGAAGGGGGGATGTCCCTCTCAGACGCTGACTTTGCCGCACGCTTTCGCCACCTCCTCAGGCAACCTCTCATTGGTATGCGGACATTGACGTCGGGTCTATCGCGCGAGCCTCTTTCTGCGCCGGCGAAGGAGATCCTCTCCGCGATAAGCCAAGGTCTTGAGGAGACCGATATCGAACTTCAGGCCCTCGGTCATTTTCTATGGTTGAGTTACGGGAACCCGATCCCGCAACCGGCTCCCCTGGAACTCGAAGACGCGATGGCGGCAATGATCGGTCGAGATAGTGACCTTCGGGGCGAGGGGGGGCGCATCGAGACGGATCTTGCTCCCCTTACAGTCTGTACCGACGAAAATTTGCTCGCATTATCGATCCTTCCCCTTCTCGATAATGCCCTCGCCTTTTCGAAAGGCAGTATCACGCTCACGGCGAGGCCTCAGGCCGGGAAAAGAGTGGCGATTGTGGTAAAAGATGAGGGGATTGGCATCAGCGATCATTTTATGGCGCCGCCTTACGAGCCCTTCCGTGTCGAGAACGAATTGCAGACATCCAGGCCGTCTCGACTGGGCCTTGGCCTCCCCGTCTCATCAAGAGCCATTGAGGCCTTGGGGGGGCGGTTGATCTTTCGCCGCCCCGAAACAGGGGGCACGGAGGTCACGGTCGACCTTCCTGCCCACCTGCCTGAGAGATAACCGACGGTCGAAACGTCCCTGGACCGCGCGGCTAGGCCGCCTGGGCCACCCGGCGCCCGATGCGCAGGGCGAGGGCCGCGATTTTCGTCCGGTTGCGCTCGTTGAGTTTGGTCGCGATCGACTGGATGTGAACCCGGACGGTATTGATGGACAGTCCCAGATTGTCCGCGATCTCTTGGTTACTGGCCTCCTCACCCAACTGGATGAAGATTTCCTTCTGCCGCGGCGTCAGCTTTTCATAGGCTGCACAGGCGAGAGCAAAGCTCCGGTCATCGGAAATCACGCTGGCATGGGGTTCGCCTGATTCCGTTTGGAGAATGCGGAGCGGCAAGGTGACCTCACCGGCGAGTACCCGTTTCATCGACCTGACGATCGCTTCCGGCTCGGCGGTCTTCGGCACATAGCCCACCGCCCCGTGTTCAAGGCAGCCAAGGACATCTTCGCGCCGCTCGCTTACCGACATGATCATGATCGGAACGCTGTCCATCCTGGAGCGGATCTGGAAAATCGTCTCCCAAGGATCGGTCTGCGGCATATTGAGATCGAGAATGACAAGGTCGAAGGGCCCCTCCGTCTCGATTTTCTCAATAATGGTCTCCGCGGACACAGCTTCCGCCGTCGTGACCGCCTCAGCCAATTGCGGGAGCAGGCTGATGATCGAGGCGCGAGCCACCCAGTGATCGTCAGCAACCAGGACTTTTAAGCTTCTCATGAAAATTTCCTCACAAATAAATTACAAGCGCCTGCACGGTCCCGTTATAGAGACCCGCAGGAGCGGACATGTCGATGGCTAGCTCTGCCCCACAGCTGACGTCGGCACGCCCATTCCGGTCAAGCCGACCGAAGGCAGGTATGGAGCACTGGATTCGCTCCATTCGTAAATCACTGCCCTGATGGCTGAGAGTGCCGTTCTGTTGGACAAAGAAGAGGAAGAGGCGATTGGGACGCCCTGAAAGGGTAAGCTGGGCCGGACCGAAAGGGCCGCTGAGCAGTTGTATGCTTCCCTGGCTCCAGCGCACGCCGTCGGCCGTAATGCCGACCCGTCCTCCGGTCCCAAGGCTCGCTAACCGCCCGAAATTTAATTGAGCCGACGACGTGAAGTAGATGTCCTCACTAGATCTGCCCCCTTGGGCCAGAGAGGATCCTGTGCCGCCCATCATCAGCGTGGCCAGGATGAGGAGACCGAAAGCTTGCGTCTTTCTTAACACGATGGTGAACTCTCGTTCTCCGTGGCACGGACAATGCAGTCGTCGTTAGTGTAAATATAATCGCTCAAATGTCTGAACGTTCGGTTAAAGAATTAACCTAGTCGTAACGATTAGATGCAAGACTAGTCAGTTTGTCCGGGGGGTTGGCGTCAAGATGAAGGCGATCTTTTTGGCGGTCATCCTGCCCGCGCTTGGGGCGCAGTCGGCACCGAACTCGGAAAGCGCCCAGGCCGCTGAGATCCGGGCCAGTGTGGAAATCATCTCGCCCTTGCAGGTGACCTTTCAGCCTTGGCTTGAGCCGAATCTGCTAGGGTCTCAGGATACTAGTGGTGGGCAATGGTCCATTTCACGCGACCCAACACTTTCGCCGAGTTGTGCGAATCAGTGTTATCGTATTGATATTGAATAATAATAGATGATCCGTAGGTTGCGTGTGGGGTCGAAAAAAAGAGGAAATCGTGAAGCCCAAAAGCACCCGCCTGGCTGGCATGAAGGTCATTGCCGTCGATGATAACCGGATCAACCAATTGGTGTTGTCGCAAGCGCTGAAATCTACCGGGGCCGATCTTGAGTGTTATTTTCGCGCCGCTGAGGCGATTGAGCGCCTCGAGCCGGGGGCATCGAGTTTTTTCCTCCTCGATGTGATCATGCCCGATATGGATGGTCTCACCGCGACGGCAAAGATTCGGGAGTGGGAAACCGCGAATGAACAACCGCATCGGCCTGTCCTGCTTCTGACCGCCCAATATGTGGGTAATCGCCGCGATGAATTTCTGGCTTGCGGCGCCGATGGCTTGCTCGAAAAGCCATTCTCCGCCGGCGACCTTATCGCTCAGATGGAAGCATTGTTGCCTGTCGAACAGGTTGCCATTGGCCGTTAAGAGCCTGGCGACAGGGGATAATCTCCCAACCGTTTGTCCCATCCTAAAAGAAACTCAACCGTTTCGTTCGGATTAGTGATCGTTTTTCAACTCTTTCAGGAGAAGTAGCTGGGGTTCATCACCGCGGTGCGGTGGGAAGCCACAAAGCGAGATCACAGATGTATAGAACGCGGGTGCTGATTGTTGATGACAGTCATACGATGTGTGCACTCGTACAGCTTGAGCTCTCTTCCGATCCTGAACTCGAGGTCGTTGCGGTCGCGCATAATGCGCGCGATGCCCGGGATGCCATCGACCAATTCAAACCCGATGTCTTAACCCTCGATATCGAAATGCCGGGGATGGATGGACTTGAGTTTCTCAGCCGGGTGATGAAGCATCGGCCGACCCCTGTGGTCATGGTGTCATCCCTCACGGCTCGGAATAAAGACCTTTCCGTTGAGGCCCTGTCCCGCGGCGCCGTCGACCTTTTCGCCAAGCCAGGTTCCGGGCCAGGTTCCCGGAATGTCAGTTTCGAAGGGTTGGCTCAGGTGGTCCGTGAGGCCGCCAGTGCCAAGGTTGTCTCGCCGCATCGGCGTGAAATCGCTTCGGCTACGCCCCAAATCACTGCGGCCAGCGGCGGGTTCGACGACAAAGTCATCGCCATCGGATCGTCGACGGGGGGAGTCGATGCCCTTTTGGCCGTGATCGGCCAATTTCCCGCAGATTGTCCCCCGACCGTGGTGACCCAACACATGCCCGCTGGCTTTACCGGTAGCTTTGCCAATCGTCTTGACGCGAACGCCGCGCCGGAGGTCGTCGAAGCGCGCTCCGGCGAAGTTCTCCAGCGTGGCCGCGTCTATCTCGCGCCTGGGGGGAAGACGCATCTTGAGGTGGCGCATGCTAAAAAGTTAATTTGCCGACTGCGGGAGGCCCCTCCCGTCAATGGGCATCGCCCCTCTGTCGATGTCCTGTTCAATTCTGTCGCGAACATGGCGGGGGCGAACGTCGTCGGGGCGATCCTGACTGGAATGGGCGCTGACGGGGCTCAGGGGCTTTTGCAAATCAGAAATGCCGGCGGGTACACGGTTGGCCAGGATCGCGAGACCTCTGTTATCTACGGGATGCCTCGCGTCGCCTATGAGATGGGCGCGGTCTGCACCCAGCTCCCGCTCCCAGATATTGCCTCAGCTATTCTCAACGCATGCCGACGATCGTCGAAAAGGGGGGTCGCGTGAACACAGTTTGTCTCTCATCCTTCGAGACCCCCGGGAAGAAAATAATCCGGGTGGTGCAGGGCGAATTCGCCATCTCAGGAGACCGTGAAGCGTTGATGACCACGATTTTGGGGTCATGCATCGCGGTGTGTCTGTGCGATCCTGTGGCGCGGATCGGCGGGATCAATCACTTCCTCCTGCCTGGCGATGGCGATGGCGCGTCGGGGACGGCAAAATATGGGGCGTTCGCGATGGAGCAATTGGTTAATGCCCTGTTGCGGGGAGGCGCCTCTCGTAGCCGTCTTGAAGCCAAGGTCTTCGGGGGAGGTCGGGTCGTCAGTGGATTGAGCGATATCGGTGAGCGGAACGCCGCTTTCGCGCTAAATTATCTGTCTACTGAAAATATCAGGGTAGTTTCCAAGAGTGTAGAGGGCGAGCGGGCAAGGCGGATCGAGTATGTCCCGACCACAGGCTCGGCACGGCAGAAATTCGTCGACTCACGACAAGCCCCTGCGGTGAAACCGAAAATGCCGGTTGCACCCCCGACATCAGGGGACGTGGACTTTTTCTAAGTCAATCGGAGATTTTATCCAAAGTAGGAGAACTTTCACTTTGGTGCGTTATCAAGTGGCTAGTCTGTACGGGTGCGACATTGCGTCAGTCTAGTCGGAGCGACTGAACGGAATTGAGGGAGGTCCTTCGGGTTATGTCGAATGAGTGGTCTGCCTCCCGAAAAGTGGTCCGGTTGATGTGTTAGACTTGGCTCCATGGAAGGAGCTGAGGAATGGGACGGAAGAGACGAACGGCCGAGGAGATCATCGGTCATTTGCGAGAGGTCGAGGTGCGCCTGGCGAAGGGCGAGACCATCGGGATTGCCTGCCGGGCGATCGGTGTGACCGAGCAGACGTACTATAGGTGGCGACGGGAGTATGGCGGTCTGAAGGTCGATCAGGCGAAGCGGCTTAAAGAGCTTGAGAAAGAGAACCAACGCCTACGGAAGGCTGTGTCGGATCTCACGCTGGACAAGCTCATTCTTTCTGAGGCCGCAAAGGGAAACTTCTGAGCCCCGACCGCCGTCGGAAATGCGTCGATCACGTCACGAAGGAGCATGGCGTCTCAGAGCGCCGTGCCTGCGAGGTGGTGGGTCAGCACCGTTCGACCCAGAGGAAGCGTCCTTCGGGCCGTCCTGGCGAGAAGGCGCTGACCGGTGCCATCATTCAGCTAGCTGAGCAGTATGGCCGCTATGGCTATCGCCGGGTGACTGCATTGCTCCGGCGCGACGGATGGCACGTGAACCAGAAGCGGGTCTATCGCATCTGGCGGCGGGAGGGGCTTAAAGTACCGCAGAAACAACCGAAACGCGGGCGCCTATGGCTGAACGATGGGTCGTGCGTGCGGCTTCGGCCGGAGCGCCCGAACCACGTCTGGAGCTACGACTTCGTCCAGGACCGGACCCATGATGGAAGGGTCTATCGGATGCTCTGCATCATCGACGAGTTCACGAGAGAGTGCCTCTCGATTCGCGTCGAGCGAAGGCTCAACTCGCAAAACGTGCTCGAAGAGCTCTCTCAGCTGTTCCTCATCCACGGGCCACCGGAGAACATTCGCTCCGACAACGGACCAGAGTTCATCGCTACGGCTGTCCGGGGATGGCTCGGCAGGCTGGGCGTGACGACACTGTATATCGAGCCTGGCTCACCATGGGAGAACGGCTATTGCGAGAGCTTCAACTCGAAACTCAGGGACGAGTTCCTGGACCGGGAAATCGTCTATACACTGAAGGAAGCGAAGGCCCTCATCGAGTGGTGGAGGCGCCACTACAATCAGCTGCGGCCACACTCATCGCTGGGGTACAACCCGCCCGCACCGAAGACCATCTTGCCCGCGGGGCTCCCGCCGCCTTACTATGAAGGTGCGGCGGCATGAGCCCCGCTAACCTGCCAGGTCTAACGCTACCGTTGGACCACCTCGTGGGGTCAGGCCACCCTCCTTGAGTGATGTCGAAGTCGAAGGAAGTTACTTTAAATACGACCTCAAATTGTTCACCACACAAGGGGAAGACGCCATTCGCGAAGTCTTCGACTTTGTCGAGGACGTGTGTAATTTGACGATTACTCCGGTGTCGGAAGCGGCCGGAGAGGCGGCGGAAGAGGTGGCCGATCTTCCCGCGGCGACATCGGACATTGCCGCCGAGGATGTATCCACAGAGCAGGAACAAGCCCTCGAAGAGGAGCCGGTCACCGCCCAGGCGGAAATGCCGTCGGAGGAGCCAGAACCCCCCACCGCGCCCGCGACCTCACCGAATGAGGCACCGAAGGACGCAAAGGCCAAAGCCAAAAGCGCCCAGCCGCGGGCCACCGTCCGGGTCGATCTCGAACGTGTTGATC
This window harbors:
- a CDS encoding carboxypeptidase-like regulatory domain-containing protein, translating into MAWLLKRLILGALCFLTWPLAIAGERPTETWPSVDPNTLIILELRTGRQILEPGLIGYDTAGGACVLFHQFTLALDFAIDHYPDRFEGWFLDEDRSFRLQYNGDEVTIGLVSKPLPRGAVFDDAGQACVVLDTLADWFPLDLTYRSSEAVLLVESHVPLPFEERMARQAQGAARSPAQERPSLEEATFAPYAVATAPIIDVSLSSEISRIDQTAASTFIAKGDLLRLTAETYGAGSAETGLDQVRFRIGRRDPRGILPSGPFLTEAMAGDVASLASPLTAAPSFGRGLLLSNRRLDRPDVFDSTDLRGPLPPGWQVELYRNGVFLAVQSAQSGNEYLFEDVALRFGRNLFTLKFYGPQGQRRDVEREILVGSDSLAPGKSRFSLSVNEDGETLFGSRDTGVERGWRALSQLDIGITETLTLGGGVSTYPDTNGQNTFAEGRMRAAIGGWAVLADVAHDLSSGAALSLAAQRGTPRFSLQASLQRFSSFESEQARFIGNSPLRSRADIRLDAQFLQETDVPLVAAFAAAWSENEEGLGRIDARARASTRLGDTYATTAIQHQHQQGTLTSHDVTTGTTLISQNTSSGPWRFNADYQFSPTWELQELSLDKQWLIGKATTTRIRSGYLFRNAQSFGEIGWSTRLDSVAIGAFARISSDQDLSVGVNLTSSLLKPPGAARWQARGQPLTQHGTIMVRPFLDQNADGKLSANEPLLGGVQAAVNGRPVDEDRPTSSNALMLTNLPAFQPVRVELDLSSLDDPFLKPSISDTVAIVPRPGRIQSIDFPLIPTGEVLGTVINRQTGRPIAGLPLELLDGEGVLIDRTRTEFDGFYIFEQLPYDTYHLRIAVDDAKKFGLAIENTPHFRLSSRQDIVEGLNLLVDSRP
- a CDS encoding fimbrial biogenesis chaperone — encoded protein: MANRRMAHTRKGSARRLFVGLLVMLATGGASSALAGPGDLLISPTRIVLEGRDRVADLTLVNKGMETTTFRVSFENRRMLSDGRFEKVETPKDGEQFSAPFVRFAPRQVTLAPGAPQTLRLIVRKPADLEPGEYRSHLLLSAIPDVVETAPNAPATGGAISIALQPIFGLSIPVIVREGILTASVEIGDIDLDTNAETALAKVQVRRLGSRSLYGDLRLIDDRSGSVVAERRGLAVYTPNSARWATLPLPSVEEDDLSHYSVLFEDRSSTTGAVLSDPVPLLPTR
- a CDS encoding response regulator, which gives rise to MKPKSTRLAGMKVIAVDDNRINQLVLSQALKSTGADLECYFRAAEAIERLEPGASSFFLLDVIMPDMDGLTATAKIREWETANEQPHRPVLLLTAQYVGNRRDEFLACGADGLLEKPFSAGDLIAQMEALLPVEQVAIGR
- a CDS encoding DUF4402 domain-containing protein, which gives rise to MHNVKIAVGLIVLALSPTGSVLAQSSTFSAQAEILDAIQLTKDADLAFGKIVADPVSGFDVTVDTTGAQNCPVGQVCFGTSTAAAFTVSGTGDNNYAVTLPVAAAITHATSSSTMLVKDFVTSLTNDRGQLTAGSDSFTLGATLEIAAAQEPGAYSGTFNVSVDYE
- a CDS encoding sensor histidine kinase; the protein is MSLSDADFAARFRHLLRQPLIGMRTLTSGLSREPLSAPAKEILSAISQGLEETDIELQALGHFLWLSYGNPIPQPAPLELEDAMAAMIGRDSDLRGEGGRIETDLAPLTVCTDENLLALSILPLLDNALAFSKGSITLTARPQAGKRVAIVVKDEGIGISDHFMAPPYEPFRVENELQTSRPSRLGLGLPVSSRAIEALGGRLIFRRPETGGTEVTVDLPAHLPER
- a CDS encoding protein-glutamate methylesterase/protein-glutamine glutaminase, whose protein sequence is MYRTRVLIVDDSHTMCALVQLELSSDPELEVVAVAHNARDARDAIDQFKPDVLTLDIEMPGMDGLEFLSRVMKHRPTPVVMVSSLTARNKDLSVEALSRGAVDLFAKPGSGPGSRNVSFEGLAQVVREAASAKVVSPHRREIASATPQITAASGGFDDKVIAIGSSTGGVDALLAVIGQFPADCPPTVVTQHMPAGFTGSFANRLDANAAPEVVEARSGEVLQRGRVYLAPGGKTHLEVAHAKKLICRLREAPPVNGHRPSVDVLFNSVANMAGANVVGAILTGMGADGAQGLLQIRNAGGYTVGQDRETSVIYGMPRVAYEMGAVCTQLPLPDIASAILNACRRSSKRGVA
- a CDS encoding response regulator, whose product is MRSLKVLVADDHWVARASIISLLPQLAEAVTTAEAVSAETIIEKIETEGPFDLVILDLNMPQTDPWETIFQIRSRMDSVPIMIMSVSERREDVLGCLEHGAVGYVPKTAEPEAIVRSMKRVLAGEVTLPLRILQTESGEPHASVISDDRSFALACAAYEKLTPRQKEIFIQLGEEASNQEIADNLGLSINTVRVHIQSIATKLNERNRTKIAALALRIGRRVAQAA
- a CDS encoding hybrid sensor histidine kinase/response regulator — its product is MTMATVAPTMFSPMGKAGLRILLVEDDDVDAVLTQRYLKWANPYGELHRVRSVAEALEVFAPARFDVLLIDEYLGADYGTDLVRQARALDPLATLILMTGGDEADISSRALWVGADDFILKDQLSEPFLSRVLAYAVARKRTETELRRAKSEAQEGAAAKSKFIALLSHEIRTPLHGIIGMAEALGSSRLDDLQAELVGALDEASNQLLQIVNNILEQAENSAKGVSIEVEVASVPDAIETVLRVHREAAAKKGLTLTCRIRQNVPTRLIFDPLRFGQVLGNLVSNAIKFTDTGTITVTTDYDGHLLVVSVRDTGRGMPPETLETCFEPFGKATKADPDRGSGLGLSICREIIEATGGEIEAFSTQGVGTVVEVRMPVRRPPTAVNEHAQSDQRPR
- a CDS encoding DUF4402 domain-containing protein, translated to MLRKTQAFGLLILATLMMGGTGSSLAQGGRSSEDIYFTSSAQLNFGRLASLGTGGRVGITADGVRWSQGSIQLLSGPFGPAQLTLSGRPNRLFLFFVQQNGTLSHQGSDLRMERIQCSIPAFGRLDRNGRADVSCGAELAIDMSAPAGLYNGTVQALVIYL